Proteins from a single region of Coregonus clupeaformis isolate EN_2021a chromosome 35, ASM2061545v1, whole genome shotgun sequence:
- the LOC121550622 gene encoding ion channel TACAN-like encodes MRLSETHRLYKQKLEEVSKLQDSCSHAIARQRNKLKELIVSLGDWLYLSLVLGIVNVTLLNKHSKFTYKDEYEKFKLVLTVLLLFFSFTCRFVFSYRALDAHFNFLLVWYYCTLTIRESILISNGSRINGWWVFHHYVFCFLYGVMLTYPEGILYQMFRNQFLAYCLYQSFVQFLQYYYQSGCLYRLRALGESHNMDLPVGEREVTHCCFWQLYNVLTLFRMAQLPECRKWQVFMCGCSYLVLFMGNFSTTLGVVYHKYIHNIEKDNWTLCK; translated from the exons ATGAGATTAAGT GAGACTCACCGTCTGTATAAACAGAAGCTTGAGGAGGTCTCCAAGCTACAAGACAGCTGCTCCCATGCCATAGCACGACAGAGGAATAAATTAAAAGAGCTCATAGTGTCACTGGGAGACTG GTTATACCTCAGTCTCGTTCTTGGGATTGTGAATGTAACACTACTCAACAAACACTCCAA ATTTACCTACAAAGATGAATATGAGAAATTCAAATTGGTCCTCACTGTCCTACTCCTCTTCTTCTCATTCACATGTCGCTTTGTATTTAGTTACAG AGCCTTAGACGCTCACTTCAACTTCCTGCTGGTGTGGTACTACTGCACGCTGACCATCCGGGAGAGTATCCTCATTAGCAACGGCTCCAG GATCAATGGTTGGTGGGTGTTTCATCACTATGTGTTCTGCTTCCTGTATGGAGTGATGCTGACTTA TCCGGAAGGCATACTGTACCAGATGTTCAGGAATCAGTTCCTCGCCTACTGCTTGTACCAAA GTTTTGTCCAGTTTCTCCAGTACTATTACCAGAGTGGCTGTCTGTACAGACTTCGAGCCCTGGGAGAGAGTCACAACATGGATTTGCCAGTTGGTGAGAGAGAAGTCACGCATTGTTGT TTCTGGCAGCTCTACAATGTCCTAACACTGTTCAGGATGGCCCAGCTCCCGGAGTGTAGAAAGTGGCAG GTCTTCATGTGTGGCTGCTCCTACCTCGTGTTGTTTATGGGGAACTTCTCCACCACACTTGGTGTGGTCTACCATAAGTACATCCACAACATAGAGAAAGATAACTGGACATT GTGTAAGTGA